The Ascaphus truei isolate aAscTru1 chromosome 18, aAscTru1.hap1, whole genome shotgun sequence genome window below encodes:
- the TLE3 gene encoding LOW QUALITY PROTEIN: transducin-like enhancer protein 3 (The sequence of the model RefSeq protein was modified relative to this genomic sequence to represent the inferred CDS: inserted 1 base in 1 codon; deleted 2 bases in 1 codon), whose protein sequence is MEVAKRLSSMMVQIIPFLPQEHQQQVVQAVDRAKQVTMSELNMAIGQQQLQAQQLAHVVHLLPHPSGXQPPGILPVTGGNANILSLTALGGQPQPGVKEEKSHPHVDPRAPEDQESSTNTSVSPADSAGSSEKQRSTGTAGESRKRKAEEKEGLRPYDSDGGRSEDVVVDVSNEDLASPQVSPAPSPLENGLDRARSLKRDPPESPSSATSCSSSTRDTGQADKSFAPRTEISHPIPGTSNPASLRPQHSKAADLPGSVLRTPLTIGTSYASPFAVIGHHDMNGAACQPGGLHWRPKWCRRGVRENTDAPRSPCPYHTLPPPPIPPGLRALITPFLPPPLSLRAYSFHVSADGQMHPVPLPPDALTGAGIPRHARQISTLSHGDVVCAVTISNPHRHVYTGGKGCVKIWDISQPGAKSPVSQLDCLNKDNYIRSCKLLPDGRTLIVGGEASTLTIWDLALPTPRIKAELTSSAPACYALAISPDAKVCFSCCSDGNIAVWDLQNQTLVRQFQGHTDGASCIDISPDASMLWTGGLDNTVRSWDLREGRQLQQHDFSSQIFSLGYCPSGGCLAVGLESSNVELLHHSKPEKYQLRLHESCVLSLRFAYSGKWFVSTGKDNLLNAWRTPYGASIFQSKESSSVLSCDISADDKYIVTGSGDKKATLYEVIY, encoded by the exons ATGGAAGTCGCCAAGCGTCTGAGCAGTATGATGGTGCAAATAATCCCCTTCCTGCCCCAAGAG cATCAGCAGCAGGTGGTCCAGGCTGTGGATCGGGCCAAACAAGTGACCATGAGTGAGCTGAATATGGCAATCGGG cagcagcagctccagGCCCAGCAGCTGGCACATGTGGTGCACCTTCTCCCGCACCCCTCGG TTCAGCCCCCTGGCATCCTGCCCGTCACCGGAGGCAACGCCAACATCCTCTCCCTCACTGCGCTGGGTGGGCAGCCTCAGCCGGGCGTGAAGGAGGAGAAGAGTCACCCGCATGTGGACCCCCGAG CCCCTGAGGATCAAGAATCAAGCACA AATACCTCCGTGTCTCCGGCAGACAGTGCGGGGAGCAGTGAGAAGCAGCGCAGCACTGGCACGGCGGGCGAGAGCCGCAAACGCAaagcagaggagaaggagggtcTGAGACCCTAT GACAGTGACGGGGGCAGGAGTGAGGATGTGGTGGTGGACGTGTCCAATGAG GACCTTGCAAGCCCCCAAGTGAGTCCGGCTCCCTCCCCCCTGGAGAATGGGCTTGACAGAGCGCGCAGCCTGAAGAGGGACCCCCCAGAGAGCCCAAGCTCTGCCACCTCCTGCAGCAGCAGCACCCGGGATACGGGACAG GCTGATAAATCCTTCGCCCCACGGACAGAAATCTCTCACCCCATCCCTGGCACCAGCAACCCTGCCAGCCTGAGACCTCAGCACAGCAAAGCCGCTGACCTTCCAG GCTCTGTGCTCCGCACTCCGCTCACCATTGGCACCTCCTACGCCAGCCCCTTCGCTGTGATTGGTCACCATGACATGAACGGGGCCGCTTGTCAGCCCGGGGGGCTACACTGGCGTCCAAAGTGGTGTCGTCGCGGCGTACGGGAGAACACCGATG ccccccggtctccgtGCCCTTATCacacccttcctcctccccccatcccccctggtCTCCGTGCCCTTatcacacccttcctccccccccctctctctctcagggcttACTCCTTCCACGTCAGTGCAGATGGGCAGATGCATCcagtccccctt cctcctgatGCTCTCACTGGAGCTGGGATCCCGCGTCACGCCCGGCAGATCAGCACCCTGAGTCACGGAGATGTGGTGTGCGCCGTGACCATCAGTAACCCACACCGCCACGTGTACACCGGGGGCAAGGGCTGCGTCAAGATCTGGGACATCAGCCAACCCGGGGCAAAGAGCCCCGTTTCCCAGCTCGACTGTCT GAATAAGGATAATTACATCCGCTCGTGTAAGCTCCTCCCCGACGGCCGGACTCTGATCGTGGGGGGGGAAGCCAGCACGCTGACCATCTGGGACCTGGCGCTGCCCACCCCCAGAATAAAGGCGGAGCTCACGTCCTCCGCGCCCGCCTGCTACGCCCTCGCCATCAGCCCCGACGCCAAGGTCTGCTTCTCGTGCTGCTCCGACGGCAACATCGCGGTGTGGGACCTGCAGAACCAGACGCTggtcag gcagTTCCAGGGACACACAGACGGGGCGAGCTGCATCGATATCTCCCCCGACGCCTCCATGCTCTGGACGGGGGGTCTGGATAATACGGTGCGATCCTGGGACCTGCGCGAGGGGCGGCAGCTGCAGCAGCACGACTTCTCCTCGCAG atCTTCTCGCTGGGTTATTGCCCctcaggggggtgtttggccgTGGGCCTGGAGAGCAGTAATGTGGAACTCCTGCACCACTCCAAACCGGAGAAGTATCAGCTGCGCCTGCACGAGAGCTGTGTCCTGTCCCTGAGGTTTGCGTACAGTG GTAAATGGTTTGTAAGCACCGGGAAGGACAACCTGTTAAACGCATGGAGGACGCCTTATGGCGCCAGCATCTTCCAG tccAAGGAATCCTCGTCGGTTCTGAGCTGTGACATCTCTGCGGACGATAAATACATTGTGACCGGCTCTGGGGACAAAAAAGCCACACTCTATGAGGTGATCTACTGA